One Sodalis praecaptivus DNA segment encodes these proteins:
- a CDS encoding pentapeptide repeat-containing protein, with protein MMNFKVDVNRYAQFLDASIGINGIDKKKATSPESLLERVINFVTLGALHKRFSAEYDNFKAALTQAIEERTQDIGGYTLPDDLTLVYEGHRVTFTPEPHGAKDAPQMRVEVEGTLGERISGKRFNNFCTMQLLMKNTPLCEADISLTEQGMLDLKRANLSALPLTGIDLSYADLREANFANADLKGANLQGAWCQEAKFNGANLQEAFCQEAKFNGANMVNVDFKGANLQRALCQQAKLNGANLQGTLCQGAELQGTNLQGALCQKDDMAEADLRDIEIAETDCLLKQIKETADKKLTEDISALCDKIKKAYEKKSNGKVSPDGNGLFRVPPEKAKLNEAEASLHSHRLDIENVDLKIAGELIKREFKASKPLDQQAFNQLMSHPARALQLLLDRFDNMPAEMGTRCRMILSAFADAYNNADDDDVSQFNKETVLSCAADTSIFSEFFAFTKENSTTTRHISERILNDVIQYQRTHPNRHHSELAGPVSSALESRFLTTARVDEAIDKHRATLAKSLNADEDADLPAPRANILSKGAGDILAQDRRADEGASSAPPQTSAFFTEVVSLPVKMKSVEQDQGAIPARTEAKKKRGNNLPSAMIDTQAVQKVKELTAFFEGLAYKAG; from the coding sequence ATGATGAATTTTAAAGTGGATGTCAATCGTTATGCCCAATTTTTGGATGCCAGTATAGGCATCAATGGAATAGACAAGAAAAAAGCCACTTCACCGGAAAGCTTACTTGAACGCGTCATCAATTTTGTCACGTTGGGGGCGCTGCACAAACGATTTTCGGCTGAGTATGATAACTTTAAAGCAGCGCTCACTCAGGCCATTGAAGAAAGAACGCAGGATATCGGTGGCTATACTCTTCCCGATGACCTCACCCTGGTCTATGAAGGTCATCGGGTCACTTTCACTCCCGAGCCCCATGGGGCGAAAGACGCTCCGCAAATGCGAGTGGAAGTTGAAGGTACCCTGGGGGAGAGAATAAGCGGGAAACGCTTCAACAATTTCTGCACCATGCAACTGCTAATGAAAAATACTCCCCTATGTGAAGCGGATATCTCATTAACTGAGCAGGGCATGCTTGATCTTAAACGTGCCAATCTTTCCGCTCTCCCGCTGACGGGGATCGATTTGAGCTACGCGGACCTGAGAGAGGCCAATTTCGCTAACGCCGATCTCAAAGGGGCCAACTTACAGGGAGCGTGGTGTCAAGAGGCCAAATTCAATGGCGCCAACCTGCAGGAAGCGTTCTGTCAGGAGGCGAAATTCAATGGTGCCAATATGGTAAACGTCGATTTCAAGGGCGCCAACCTGCAACGGGCATTGTGTCAGCAGGCAAAATTAAATGGCGCCAATTTACAGGGGACATTGTGCCAGGGAGCCGAATTACAGGGTACCAACTTGCAAGGCGCTTTGTGCCAGAAAGACGATATGGCGGAGGCAGATTTGCGTGACATCGAAATTGCCGAGACGGATTGCCTCCTCAAGCAGATCAAAGAGACGGCTGATAAAAAGCTTACCGAGGATATTAGCGCGCTATGCGATAAAATCAAAAAGGCCTATGAAAAAAAGAGTAATGGAAAAGTCAGTCCCGACGGCAATGGACTGTTCAGGGTCCCGCCCGAGAAGGCTAAACTGAACGAGGCCGAAGCTTCTCTTCATAGTCATAGATTAGATATTGAAAACGTTGATTTAAAAATTGCCGGCGAGCTAATAAAAAGGGAGTTCAAGGCGTCTAAACCCTTAGACCAACAAGCATTCAATCAACTTATGTCACACCCTGCGCGGGCACTACAATTACTTCTCGATAGATTTGATAACATGCCGGCGGAAATGGGGACAAGATGTCGAATGATATTGAGCGCTTTTGCTGATGCGTACAACAATGCAGACGATGATGATGTTAGCCAATTTAATAAAGAAACCGTCTTGAGCTGCGCGGCCGATACCTCAATATTCAGTGAGTTTTTCGCATTCACCAAGGAGAATTCTACCACCACTCGCCACATCAGCGAGAGGATCTTAAACGACGTTATCCAATATCAACGTACGCACCCGAATCGCCATCATAGCGAATTGGCTGGACCGGTCTCTTCTGCTTTGGAAAGCCGATTTTTGACCACCGCGCGTGTTGATGAGGCCATTGATAAACATCGGGCAACGCTTGCGAAATCACTTAACGCCGATGAAGACGCCGATCTACCTGCGCCACGCGCAAATATCTTATCGAAGGGCGCCGGGGATATCTTAGCGCAGGACCGGCGCGCTGATGAGGGCGCCTCGTCTGCGCCGCCGCAGACGAGCGCATTCTTCACCGAGGTCGTATCTCTGCCAGTGAAGATGAAAAGCGTGGAGCAGGACCAGGGGGCAATTCCTGCGCGAACTGAGGCAAAAAAAAAACGCGGCAACAATCTGCCTAGTGCAATGATTGATACACAGGCGGTTCAGAAGGTAAAAGAGCTAACGGCGTTTTTTGAAGGATTGGCCTATAAGGCGGGGTAA
- a CDS encoding alpha/beta hydrolase, which translates to MLKKTLAILATGIALTFAAQSSAMAAQVKNIVLVHGAFVDGSGWEPVTRILDKAGYHVSIVQEPQTSLADDVAATRRIVNLQQGRSLLVGHSYGGFIISEAGKDPSVAGLVYVAAFQPEKGESLMGLASKTPAAGKGIAETPDHFLYLKPEAFHADFAADLPEAQTDLLARSQVMPSAAIFGTPAAAPAWKTKPSWAIVATEDRSINPDLERFMAKRAESHTVEIKGSHAVYASQPEKVAALIEQAAQSLSQ; encoded by the coding sequence ATGTTGAAGAAAACCCTCGCCATACTCGCCACTGGCATCGCTTTAACCTTCGCCGCGCAGAGCAGCGCGATGGCCGCACAGGTCAAAAATATCGTGTTGGTGCACGGTGCTTTTGTGGACGGTTCAGGTTGGGAACCCGTCACCCGTATCCTTGATAAAGCCGGCTACCATGTTTCCATTGTTCAGGAGCCGCAAACGTCATTGGCGGATGACGTCGCGGCCACCCGCCGTATTGTCAATCTGCAACAAGGGCGTTCCCTGTTGGTAGGCCATAGTTACGGCGGTTTTATTATCAGTGAAGCGGGTAAAGACCCGTCCGTGGCGGGCTTGGTGTATGTCGCTGCGTTCCAGCCGGAGAAAGGAGAATCATTAATGGGTTTGGCCAGTAAAACCCCAGCCGCCGGTAAAGGGATAGCTGAAACCCCCGACCATTTCCTTTACCTCAAACCCGAGGCGTTCCATGCTGATTTCGCGGCGGATTTACCGGAAGCACAAACCGACTTGTTGGCTCGTTCCCAGGTTATGCCGTCCGCGGCTATTTTCGGTACCCCGGCCGCTGCCCCCGCCTGGAAAACCAAACCGAGTTGGGCAATAGTCGCAACGGAGGACCGCTCGATCAACCCGGATCTGGAGCGGTTTATGGCTAAACGCGCCGAAAGCCACACCGTCGAAATCAAGGGTAGCCATGCGGTCTACGCTTCACAACCGGAAAAGGTTGCGGCGCTGATTGAGCAGGCCGCGCAAAGTTTATCGCAATAG
- a CDS encoding MarR family winged helix-turn-helix transcriptional regulator, with protein MSDRPRLGEQLCYSIYSTSLAIKRLYKPLLDEMGVTYPQYLVLNVLWEHDKQTIGHIGDTLSLETSTLTPLLKRLESEGFIRRERSPEDERKVVISLLDKGKALEAKSLCLSDTLLCSSGLALKAIQRLNQEIIALRTNIVQRAQDEQ; from the coding sequence ATGTCGGATCGTCCACGCCTTGGCGAGCAGCTATGTTATTCAATTTACTCCACTTCGCTGGCCATCAAGCGCCTGTATAAGCCCCTGCTGGATGAAATGGGCGTTACCTATCCGCAATATCTGGTGCTGAATGTGCTTTGGGAGCATGACAAACAGACGATAGGCCATATTGGCGATACGCTGTCTTTGGAAACCAGCACGTTAACGCCGTTGCTAAAGCGGCTGGAAAGTGAAGGATTCATCCGCCGCGAACGCAGCCCGGAGGATGAACGAAAAGTCGTCATCAGCCTATTGGATAAAGGCAAAGCGCTAGAGGCAAAATCGTTATGCCTCTCCGATACGCTGCTGTGCAGCTCCGGTTTGGCGCTTAAAGCTATTCAGCGGCTTAATCAGGAAATCATTGCGTTACGTACAAATATTGTTCAGCGCGCGCAGGATGAGCAATAA
- a CDS encoding IclR family transcriptional regulator produces the protein MSFAATAWGMISTPALFFDSVSGITYGRAYPLLKLNEAVMIPSRPEYKAPALSRGLRIIEHFAKDGTPKSMGQLASELGLTFNQIYRIVHCLLAEGYLYQDKARLYSLTDKIEVKYAVSPIQRFAVSPQCQSLMRDFVWQTNQSCHLASLHEDNFVVLAHAYPEFSPAIGAREGSTLNALKSSSALLFLALASDQAALRLIRHYPLGPELRANLHQRLTAIATEGFCEIKHDRIIGLTSISFPVLRPDGRAEAVITCPYFDHVPGDYGELKRHLRALAQGLSQSYRP, from the coding sequence ATGTCGTTCGCCGCAACAGCCTGGGGTATGATCTCAACCCCCGCACTCTTTTTTGACAGCGTCAGCGGCATTACTTATGGTAGAGCTTATCCTTTGCTCAAGTTGAATGAAGCCGTCATGATCCCCTCCCGCCCGGAATATAAAGCGCCGGCGCTCAGCCGCGGGCTGAGAATTATCGAACACTTCGCCAAGGATGGGACCCCTAAGAGTATGGGACAATTGGCGTCTGAACTGGGGCTGACGTTCAATCAAATTTATCGTATCGTGCATTGCCTGTTGGCTGAGGGCTATCTGTATCAGGATAAGGCGCGGCTTTACTCGCTGACCGATAAGATTGAGGTCAAATATGCCGTAAGCCCAATCCAACGCTTTGCCGTTTCGCCACAATGTCAGTCTTTAATGCGCGACTTCGTCTGGCAAACCAATCAATCCTGTCACTTAGCTTCTCTGCATGAGGACAATTTCGTCGTGCTGGCCCATGCCTATCCTGAATTTTCGCCGGCTATCGGTGCGCGAGAAGGATCCACATTGAATGCGCTCAAATCCAGTTCGGCGCTATTATTTCTGGCACTGGCCTCTGACCAGGCAGCCCTGCGGCTGATACGGCATTATCCGCTCGGCCCGGAACTGCGGGCCAACCTGCATCAACGGTTAACGGCTATTGCTACAGAGGGATTCTGTGAAATCAAACATGACAGAATAATCGGCCTGACATCGATTTCCTTCCCGGTACTGAGGCCGGATGGGCGGGCGGAGGCGGTGATTACCTGTCCCTATTTTGATCATGTGCCCGGTGATTATGGTGAGCTGAAGCGGCATTTGCGCGCATTAGCCCAGGGGTTAAGCCAGTCCTATCGCCCGTGA
- a CDS encoding PAS and helix-turn-helix domain-containing protein, with the protein MHPDELEVNTLSNNLLISFMKTSRDHWSIKDLDSRYVFMNEPALKFMRCPKGYDVIGKLESEVKLPSSMEYWPEFIALDRKTIESRKIVTNIDVHYYGENNIDTPVAHLCQRTPLYDGENNCLGIVCHGMPIDSPALLYYMNKLNRTTAQFDVPSEIFTPKEMEIIFWARQKLAAKDIARRLNLSYRTIENRLRIIYQKIGVHSLNELIDYCYAAGLDNYIPSNFIRKGVQLLA; encoded by the coding sequence ATGCATCCAGATGAATTAGAAGTTAATACTTTATCAAATAATCTTTTAATTTCGTTCATGAAAACCAGTAGAGATCACTGGTCTATAAAAGATTTGGACTCACGTTATGTTTTTATGAATGAACCTGCGTTGAAATTTATGCGCTGCCCAAAGGGATACGATGTCATAGGGAAGTTAGAGAGTGAAGTTAAATTACCCAGCAGTATGGAGTACTGGCCAGAGTTTATCGCCCTGGACCGCAAGACCATTGAAAGCCGAAAGATCGTGACTAATATCGATGTCCATTATTATGGAGAGAATAATATCGATACACCAGTAGCGCACCTGTGCCAAAGAACGCCACTGTACGACGGCGAGAATAACTGTCTGGGTATCGTCTGCCACGGGATGCCTATTGACTCACCGGCGCTGCTCTATTATATGAATAAACTTAATCGAACTACGGCGCAGTTTGATGTGCCGAGTGAAATATTTACCCCAAAGGAAATGGAAATCATCTTTTGGGCAAGACAAAAACTCGCGGCGAAAGACATTGCCAGGCGATTGAATCTTTCCTATAGAACGATAGAAAATCGTTTGAGAATTATCTATCAAAAAATAGGCGTACATAGCTTAAACGAACTCATTGACTATTGCTACGCCGCTGGTCTTGATAATTACATTCCTTCTAATTTTATTCGCAAGGGGGTTCAACTACTGGCTTAA
- a CDS encoding helix-turn-helix domain-containing protein, whose amino-acid sequence MQQNNHSLSEPISVPLKKIGKNLVYLMKKREIDAQHLSALTGIGIATINNLRRGVGNPTITTLSAISDFFGVKMGNLTDMILEDDKNQLGNVKNIPLIKYNDLGNYYHGKIDITKSYTVEVEDFSDDSLIAIEIANNALSPFFESGTICVVSEQERFNDGDVVLVKIKDYPLCFRRVFVGDDVLYFSKTAIESDGDTIELKSYTLIGVLIKTIRKLK is encoded by the coding sequence ATGCAACAAAACAATCATTCGTTATCAGAGCCGATTTCTGTTCCGTTGAAGAAAATCGGAAAGAATCTGGTTTACCTCATGAAAAAACGGGAAATTGATGCGCAACACTTAAGCGCACTCACCGGTATTGGCATTGCCACTATCAACAATCTCAGAAGAGGCGTTGGCAATCCCACTATCACTACGCTTTCCGCGATATCAGATTTCTTTGGTGTCAAGATGGGGAATTTGACCGACATGATTTTAGAGGATGACAAAAACCAACTTGGGAATGTCAAAAATATTCCGCTAATAAAATATAACGATCTGGGTAATTATTATCATGGTAAAATTGATATCACCAAAAGTTATACGGTAGAAGTGGAGGATTTTTCTGATGATTCATTGATAGCAATTGAAATAGCGAATAATGCATTATCCCCTTTTTTTGAGAGCGGTACGATATGTGTTGTTTCAGAACAAGAGCGTTTCAACGACGGTGATGTGGTGCTGGTGAAAATAAAAGATTACCCCCTTTGTTTTAGGCGTGTTTTTGTCGGCGACGACGTGCTTTATTTTTCCAAAACGGCAATAGAATCGGATGGGGACACCATTGAGTTAAAAAGCTATACCCTTATAGGTGTATTGATAAAAACAATCAGGAAGTTAAAATAG
- a CDS encoding metallophosphoesterase: MKVLQISDTHLLQEKDSLLLSVPVYQRYLDTLQFIVENQQQLQIDSIIVTGDISHDGSEASYASFLEGLAQLKLPFSLLMGNHDNQQEFVKCAAGMEYLRHISELGGDDWYFLSLDSVVNGEDYGVLDDDALVTFEECLKLKKHKNKAVFLHHHILPVGTPLVDVCNLRNADSFLALCKDYGVKFIGTGHAHTPFQTKWEDILISVSPAICYQWRNGTENISIFNCSGFNVICFADPVHIQTYFI; encoded by the coding sequence ATGAAAGTGTTACAAATTTCAGATACTCACTTATTGCAAGAGAAGGACTCGCTTCTTCTGTCCGTTCCCGTGTACCAACGGTATCTTGATACCTTGCAGTTTATTGTCGAAAACCAACAGCAATTGCAAATTGATAGCATTATTGTTACGGGGGACATCTCCCATGACGGCAGTGAAGCGTCTTATGCATCTTTCCTTGAAGGACTGGCGCAACTAAAATTGCCTTTCTCACTGCTTATGGGTAACCATGACAATCAACAAGAATTCGTAAAGTGCGCAGCAGGAATGGAGTATTTGCGCCACATTTCTGAATTAGGCGGCGATGACTGGTACTTTTTATCTCTAGATAGCGTGGTTAACGGGGAGGATTATGGTGTGCTTGATGACGACGCGCTCGTGACGTTTGAGGAATGCCTGAAATTGAAAAAGCACAAAAACAAAGCCGTGTTTCTTCATCATCATATATTGCCGGTCGGAACGCCGCTGGTTGACGTTTGCAATTTGAGAAATGCCGATAGTTTTCTGGCCTTATGCAAAGATTATGGTGTCAAGTTTATCGGTACAGGGCATGCGCATACGCCTTTCCAGACAAAGTGGGAAGATATTCTGATTTCCGTCTCGCCCGCCATCTGCTATCAATGGCGAAACGGAACGGAGAATATCAGTATCTTTAACTGCAGCGGATTCAACGTTATTTGCTTTGCTGATCCTGTTCACATACAAACCTATTTCATTTGA
- a CDS encoding VUT family protein → MTNYKLYGLFVGLTVTIMITCDTLVYKTLDIYGLKITASGIIFSLCFLFSTILTEVYGYKLSVRAVWIMVFCQSIYVVLLNLAAVIQADNSDISRNYYTLYYEFWRVMVGTWISVPVSYFLNGYVISRMKTHFRGKLFFVRYITASMTTQAALLLTAYPISLSSKYTSSEVINIITTTWSYKVIISVFLLPVAIYLSERVKKIEGTDHYDWGTSYNPLSVFSDEKSRRKEK, encoded by the coding sequence ATGACTAATTATAAACTTTATGGATTATTTGTCGGGTTAACGGTAACTATCATGATAACGTGTGACACGTTAGTTTATAAAACGCTGGATATCTATGGCTTGAAAATAACGGCAAGCGGTATAATATTCTCCCTATGTTTTTTGTTTTCCACCATCTTGACAGAGGTCTATGGCTATAAGCTTAGCGTCAGGGCCGTGTGGATAATGGTGTTCTGTCAATCTATATATGTGGTGCTGCTTAACCTGGCTGCCGTCATTCAAGCAGATAACAGCGACATATCGAGAAACTACTATACGTTGTACTACGAATTCTGGCGGGTCATGGTAGGTACATGGATATCCGTTCCGGTGTCTTATTTCTTAAATGGATACGTGATATCGAGAATGAAAACTCATTTTAGGGGTAAACTGTTTTTTGTCAGATATATTACGGCATCCATGACTACCCAAGCTGCATTATTACTAACGGCATATCCAATCAGCCTATCCAGTAAATATACCTCAAGCGAGGTTATTAATATTATCACAACCACATGGAGCTATAAAGTCATCATCTCTGTTTTTCTATTGCCCGTAGCGATCTATCTTTCTGAGAGGGTAAAAAAAATTGAGGGGACAGATCATTATGACTGGGGGACGTCATACAATCCCCTCTCGGTATTTTCCGACGAGAAATCAAGGAGGAAAGAGAAATGA
- a CDS encoding PTS ascorbate transporter subunit IIC, whose protein sequence is MFIQNLLSVVVDILKVPSILVGLVALFGLVAQKKPFPDVIKGTVKTILGFLVLAGGAAVLVGSLTPLGDIFKHAFNVQGIIPNNEAMVSIALAKYGAPTTLIMAFGMVANIIVARFTRLKFIYLSGHVTFYMACMVAIILSVAGFEGIQLIYTGSLALGLLMAFFPAIAQPYMRKIIGNDQVALAHTGTVGYVLSGWIGSLVGKGSKSTEEMNMPKNLSFLRDSTISISLTMMIIYFILSLSAGKEYVESQFSQGQNYLVYSFVQAITFAAGVFIILQGVRLILAEIVPAFTGFSEKLVPDARPALDCPIVYPYAPNAVLLGFIFSFIGGLVGLFVLGQLNWVLILPGVVPHFFCGATAGVFGNATGGRRGAMVGAFAHGVLITFLPVALLPVLGAMGLTNTTFSDTDFGVVGILLGNMAGFLNKGTITMVITGVFVLLVIYNVFAKKKTAPEESEV, encoded by the coding sequence ATGTTTATACAAAACCTTTTATCGGTCGTGGTCGATATACTAAAGGTGCCCTCAATTTTAGTCGGGCTGGTGGCGTTATTCGGTCTGGTCGCGCAGAAGAAGCCTTTTCCGGATGTGATAAAGGGGACGGTTAAAACCATCCTGGGGTTCCTGGTATTGGCCGGTGGGGCGGCGGTGCTGGTAGGCTCATTGACCCCGCTCGGCGATATTTTCAAACATGCCTTCAATGTCCAAGGGATTATCCCCAACAATGAAGCCATGGTATCTATTGCCCTGGCGAAATACGGCGCCCCCACCACGCTTATCATGGCGTTTGGCATGGTGGCCAATATCATAGTCGCGCGCTTTACCCGGCTTAAATTTATCTATCTCTCAGGTCATGTCACTTTCTATATGGCCTGTATGGTGGCGATTATTCTGTCGGTGGCCGGCTTTGAAGGTATCCAACTTATCTATACCGGCTCGTTGGCGTTAGGCCTGCTGATGGCGTTTTTCCCGGCCATCGCCCAGCCCTATATGCGCAAAATCATCGGCAATGACCAGGTGGCGCTAGCCCATACCGGTACGGTGGGATATGTCCTATCCGGTTGGATTGGATCTTTGGTAGGCAAAGGATCGAAGTCGACCGAAGAGATGAACATGCCAAAAAACCTGAGTTTTTTGCGCGACAGCACCATCTCCATCTCCCTGACCATGATGATTATCTATTTTATTTTGTCGCTCTCGGCGGGAAAAGAGTACGTAGAAAGTCAGTTTAGCCAGGGGCAAAATTATCTGGTGTATTCATTTGTTCAAGCCATCACCTTTGCCGCCGGCGTGTTCATCATCCTGCAGGGCGTGCGGTTAATTTTGGCGGAAATCGTGCCGGCGTTTACCGGTTTTTCGGAAAAGCTGGTACCGGACGCCCGGCCGGCGCTGGACTGCCCGATCGTCTATCCTTATGCCCCCAACGCCGTATTACTGGGCTTCATATTCAGCTTTATCGGTGGCCTGGTCGGGCTTTTTGTCCTCGGGCAGCTCAATTGGGTATTAATTTTACCGGGTGTCGTACCGCACTTCTTCTGCGGCGCCACCGCCGGCGTCTTCGGTAACGCGACCGGCGGCAGGCGCGGCGCTATGGTCGGCGCCTTCGCTCACGGCGTGCTGATTACCTTCCTGCCCGTAGCGCTGTTGCCCGTACTCGGCGCGATGGGGCTGACCAATACGACCTTCTCGGATACCGATTTCGGTGTGGTGGGGATATTGCTGGGTAATATGGCGGGTTTTCTGAATAAAGGGACGATCACCATGGTGATTACCGGCGTATTCGTATTGCTGGTGATCTATAACGTTTTCGCCAAGAAAAAAACCGCGCCGGAAGAAAGCGAGGTTTAA
- a CDS encoding PTS sugar transporter subunit IIB produces the protein MKIMAVCGAGLGSSFMMEMNIKKVLKNLNITADVEHSDLGSVTPDAADVFVMGRDIAYSANLPESKLIVVNSIIDIKELETKISDYFQKK, from the coding sequence ATGAAAATTATGGCGGTTTGCGGCGCCGGTTTAGGCAGCAGCTTTATGATGGAAATGAATATTAAGAAAGTCCTCAAGAATCTTAATATTACTGCGGATGTTGAACATTCTGACCTGGGTTCGGTCACGCCGGACGCGGCGGACGTATTTGTCATGGGCAGAGATATTGCCTATAGCGCCAACTTACCTGAAAGTAAGCTCATCGTTGTCAACAGCATCATCGACATCAAAGAGCTTGAAACAAAGATTAGCGACTACTTTCAGAAAAAATAA
- a CDS encoding PTS sugar transporter subunit IIA encodes MSALSTWLNENRIQYVNAVDDWQAALALVARPLLDDGTITADYVANIIKQRQAVGPYFVIAPRIAMPHARPEEGANKLGLSLLKLRDSVSFGSQENDPVDVIVMFAAPDKDSHVELISTLAEFLSDDAVMDKVFKAQSQPELSKIVNDFS; translated from the coding sequence ATGTCAGCGCTATCAACGTGGTTAAATGAAAATCGTATTCAATATGTCAACGCCGTCGACGATTGGCAGGCGGCGTTGGCGCTGGTTGCACGTCCGTTATTGGACGATGGCACCATTACGGCTGATTACGTGGCCAACATTATTAAACAACGGCAGGCTGTCGGCCCCTATTTCGTCATCGCGCCTCGCATTGCCATGCCTCATGCGCGGCCTGAAGAAGGCGCCAACAAATTGGGTCTATCATTACTTAAACTGCGCGACAGCGTCTCATTCGGTTCGCAGGAAAACGATCCGGTCGATGTGATTGTGATGTTTGCCGCGCCGGATAAAGATAGCCACGTGGAGCTCATTTCTACATTGGCAGAATTTTTGTCGGATGACGCCGTCATGGACAAGGTATTCAAGGCGCAGAGTCAACCGGAATTAAGCAAAATCGTCAACGATTTTAGCTAA